The proteins below come from a single Rariglobus hedericola genomic window:
- a CDS encoding MFS transporter, producing MTSLSSGSAPSSDALSPRTLWLMAIACGACVANFCYNQPLLGAFAVYFNATAAQVGWVAMASQIGYGLGLLFFLPLGDIVERRKLILTLIYLCAVTLVGTAFAPSLSLLIVGNFLIGMTCMGAQILIPIAVEMSPANEQGRTVGVMMTGLLGGILLARTLAGFVGDHFGWRAMFGLAAVMMVVLASLLRTRLPHRPPTVTMRYRDLMVSLWQVLKSQPRLWRPSIIGALSFGSFTAFWTSLSFLMAEHFHRGSTETGLFGVVGLVGALAAPYSGKLADKKGAAFTVTLALTVILAAFGVMWLWLTIPGLILGVLLMDVGVQTVQVAEQGKVLSLMPEARSRINTLYMVSRFVGGALGSLVGALAWSHSGWPGVCVAALGMNALALVIHFVAKRREISGFVAAGQGV from the coding sequence ATGACTTCACTTTCCTCTGGTTCCGCTCCGTCGTCCGATGCGCTTTCGCCGCGCACGCTTTGGCTCATGGCGATCGCGTGCGGCGCGTGCGTGGCCAATTTTTGCTACAACCAGCCGTTGCTCGGGGCGTTCGCGGTTTATTTCAACGCCACGGCTGCGCAAGTCGGCTGGGTCGCGATGGCTTCGCAGATCGGCTACGGTCTCGGCCTGCTCTTTTTTCTGCCGCTGGGTGACATCGTCGAGCGCCGCAAACTCATCCTTACGCTCATCTACCTGTGCGCGGTGACTCTGGTGGGCACTGCATTTGCGCCCAGCCTGTCTCTGCTGATCGTGGGCAACTTCCTCATCGGCATGACGTGCATGGGCGCGCAGATCCTCATCCCCATCGCCGTGGAAATGTCGCCGGCCAATGAGCAGGGCCGCACCGTGGGCGTGATGATGACCGGCTTGCTCGGCGGCATCCTGCTCGCGCGCACGCTCGCAGGTTTTGTCGGCGATCACTTTGGGTGGCGCGCGATGTTCGGCCTCGCCGCCGTCATGATGGTGGTGCTCGCGTCGCTCCTGCGCACACGTCTGCCGCATCGTCCGCCCACGGTCACGATGCGTTACCGCGATCTGATGGTTTCGTTGTGGCAGGTCTTGAAATCGCAACCGCGCCTGTGGCGTCCGTCGATCATCGGCGCGTTGTCGTTCGGCAGCTTCACGGCGTTTTGGACGAGCCTCTCGTTCCTCATGGCGGAGCACTTTCACCGCGGTTCCACTGAGACGGGATTATTCGGCGTCGTCGGTTTGGTGGGCGCACTGGCCGCTCCGTATTCGGGCAAGCTGGCCGACAAAAAGGGCGCGGCCTTCACCGTGACGCTCGCGCTCACCGTCATCCTCGCGGCGTTTGGCGTGATGTGGCTGTGGCTGACGATTCCCGGGCTCATCCTCGGCGTGTTGTTGATGGATGTGGGCGTGCAAACCGTGCAGGTGGCCGAGCAGGGCAAGGTGCTTTCGCTGATGCCCGAGGCGCGCAGCCGCATCAACACGCTCTACATGGTGAGCCGTTTCGTGGGTGGAGCGTTGGGCTCGCTGGTCGGTGCGCTGGCTTGGTCGCACAGCGGCTGGCCGGGTGTGTGCGTTGCCGCGCTCGGCATGAACGCGCTGGCGTTGGTGATCCACTTCGTCGCCAAACGCCGCGAGATTTCCGGCTTCGTGGCCGCGGGGCAGGGCGTGTAA
- a CDS encoding DUF3892 domain-containing protein, producing the protein MARIHNRRTVSTVNRAYSRDPLERIESIAGVNSDLTRWSFSQSAAIERIEAGTDAFTIKSGGEIIKVVVHVQGGEKYLQSEREKTHPDDLIHLTVAQIASDEQAVAAVSQTGRRTRR; encoded by the coding sequence ATGGCTCGAATTCACAACCGTCGCACCGTCTCCACCGTCAACCGCGCTTACAGTCGTGACCCGCTCGAGCGCATCGAGTCGATCGCCGGTGTGAACTCCGATCTCACGCGCTGGTCGTTTTCGCAGTCGGCCGCCATCGAGCGTATCGAGGCCGGCACGGATGCCTTCACCATTAAAAGTGGCGGCGAAATCATCAAAGTCGTGGTGCACGTGCAGGGCGGCGAAAAGTATCTCCAGAGCGAACGCGAAAAAACCCACCCCGATGATCTGATCCACCTCACCGTGGCGCAGATCGCGAGCGACGAGCAGGCAGTGGCCGCCGTCTCGCAAACCGGCCGCCGCACCCGGCGGTGA